In one window of Ignavibacteriota bacterium DNA:
- the nusA gene encoding transcription termination/antitermination protein NusA — protein sequence MSSKAVKKEKEAERRSDIVDSFSQMVREKGIDRDRLSSIVEDIFGMMVRKRYGADANFEIIANMEKGEIEIFLIRQIVETVENPAIEIDVATAREVSGEDLDVGEELVEVIPLDDFGRRLVSTAKQNLNQRIKEIEKDLIYDEYSEKVGDIVVGDVYQVRKNDVLINHNRTELLLPKSEQIGKERYRKGDVIRCVIKDVQRKGSGMPVVVVSRADKLFLQKLFEHEIPEVYDGIISIRKIAREPGERAKVAVQSHDDRIDAVGACVGMKGVRIHSIVRELNNENIDVINFTEDPQLFIQRALAPAKLLEVRLDKISRVAKVHVNPDQASLAIGRNGQNIRLASELTGFKIEIVKEGEEPATTALDEYEIELDEFVDDFGAELIERFKTAGYRTANDVIQAPVSELLSKIPGMTIEQLNDIVVEMKNAFNEEGSDDSE from the coding sequence ATGAGCAGCAAGGCAGTAAAAAAGGAAAAAGAGGCCGAACGGAGATCGGATATAGTCGATTCGTTCAGCCAGATGGTTCGCGAGAAAGGCATCGATCGCGACCGCCTTTCGTCCATAGTCGAAGACATTTTCGGCATGATGGTGCGCAAGCGCTACGGCGCCGATGCGAACTTCGAAATCATCGCGAACATGGAGAAGGGGGAGATCGAAATCTTCCTCATCCGCCAGATCGTCGAAACGGTCGAGAATCCCGCGATTGAAATCGACGTCGCCACCGCGCGCGAAGTGTCGGGCGAGGATCTGGATGTGGGCGAGGAACTGGTCGAGGTCATTCCCCTCGACGATTTCGGCCGCCGCCTCGTTTCCACCGCGAAGCAGAACCTGAACCAGCGCATCAAGGAAATCGAGAAGGACCTCATCTACGACGAGTACTCCGAGAAAGTGGGAGACATCGTTGTGGGCGACGTGTATCAGGTGCGCAAGAACGACGTGCTGATCAACCACAACCGCACCGAACTCCTCCTCCCCAAGAGCGAGCAGATCGGCAAGGAACGCTACCGCAAGGGCGACGTGATCCGTTGCGTGATCAAGGACGTGCAGCGCAAGGGCAGCGGCATGCCGGTGGTTGTCGTCTCGCGCGCCGACAAGCTCTTTCTCCAGAAACTGTTTGAACACGAGATCCCGGAAGTGTACGACGGCATCATCTCGATCCGCAAGATCGCCCGCGAGCCGGGCGAGCGCGCGAAGGTGGCCGTGCAGTCGCACGACGACCGCATCGACGCCGTCGGCGCATGTGTCGGCATGAAGGGCGTGCGCATCCACTCGATCGTGCGCGAACTCAACAACGAGAACATCGACGTCATCAACTTCACCGAGGACCCGCAGCTCTTCATACAGCGCGCCCTCGCGCCGGCCAAGCTGCTCGAAGTGCGGCTCGACAAGATCTCGCGCGTGGCGAAGGTGCACGTGAATCCCGATCAGGCCTCGCTCGCGATCGGACGCAACGGACAAAACATCCGCCTCGCGTCGGAACTGACGGGCTTCAAGATCGAGATCGTGAAGGAAGGCGAGGAACCCGCCACCACCGCGCTTGACGAATACGAAATCGAACTCGACGAATTCGTCGACGATTTCGGCGCCGAACTCATCGAACGCTTCAAAACCGCGGGCTACCGCACGGCGAACGATGTGATCCAGGCCCCGGTCTCGGAACTTCTCTCGAAGATTCCCGGCATGACCATCGAACAACTCAACGACATCGTCGTCGAAATGAAAAACGCCTTCAACGAAGAAGGATCGGACGATTCCGAATAG
- the infB gene encoding translation initiation factor IF-2, which yields MAVSEKQNKIRLYKVAKDFNISHDTLIDFLSKKGFDVKNHMSIVDDEMLEVVSKHYKKDKAEAERHARKRREFDEQDRKRRGEDEKPESEEQPAPPADTVVQPPAAEVEPVAAPSAELPVEAETAAVETEPVVMEQETTPAAEVVETVHAEAPAAVVVETPPVAEMPEVVPAPPVAETAPVAEATPPADTTAPVETVPEAVETPADETAPVAEETAATEVAADVPEEPVVVKKPELDVSIQASVPKMGLKVRGMIDLKALAETKARGEKSKDAAGKEGDDDKPKHKKKLKKKIVAGAPAPTEETTDADKKKVVAKKVVGKRGKAKEVDAEEVAGAIKRTIAAMGDYGASSARASVRKKKRARREENVRREVERAETENRVLKIYEYATVSEIAGLMNVSVPEIISSLIGLGVMASINQRLDLDTITLVSSEFGFEVQTVELTETDLTEDLVDEEETLVTRPPIVTIMGHVDHGKTSLLDYIRKTNVVAGESGGITQHIGAYTVELDSGRRITFLDTPGHEAFTAMRARGAQATDIVVLVVAADDSVMPQTLEAISHALAAKVPIIVAINKIDKPNANIDRIKQQLSERNVLIEEWGGKYGAIPISAKQGTNIDMLLERITLEADILDLKANEDRLARGVVIESKLDKKGIVATVLVQKGTLRVGDAFVAGNEYGRVRSLMDERDKKVQIATPATPVQVLGFNGMPQAGDLFVAVESDREARLIASERQQIKRESEFRSQRRQTLDDISAQIKLGGVEELSLVVKGDVDGSVEALSDSLQRLSTDEVRVRVILANVGAISESDVLLASASNAIIIGFHVRPNLNARKLAEAENVDIRLYEIIYDAIDDVKKALEGLLSPEVSERILATVLVRETFKISRLGTIAGCYVQDGKITRNNRVRLVRDGMTMFNGSISSLKRFKEDVREVDTNFECGISLDGFNDIKVGDIIEAYERVETKRTLA from the coding sequence ATGGCTGTTTCAGAAAAACAGAATAAAATCCGGCTCTACAAGGTCGCGAAGGATTTCAACATTTCGCACGACACGTTGATCGACTTTCTCTCGAAGAAGGGGTTCGACGTCAAGAATCACATGTCCATCGTCGACGACGAAATGCTTGAAGTCGTTTCGAAGCATTACAAGAAGGACAAGGCCGAAGCCGAACGCCACGCGCGCAAGCGCCGGGAATTCGACGAGCAGGACCGGAAGCGCCGGGGCGAGGACGAGAAGCCCGAGAGCGAGGAACAGCCCGCTCCGCCGGCCGACACGGTCGTACAACCGCCCGCAGCGGAGGTCGAGCCAGTCGCGGCGCCTTCCGCCGAGCTTCCCGTCGAAGCCGAGACCGCCGCTGTCGAGACGGAACCGGTGGTGATGGAACAGGAGACCACGCCCGCGGCCGAGGTGGTCGAGACCGTGCACGCGGAAGCCCCCGCGGCGGTTGTTGTGGAGACGCCTCCCGTGGCCGAAATGCCCGAGGTCGTGCCCGCACCCCCTGTCGCGGAGACCGCGCCTGTCGCGGAAGCCACGCCGCCGGCCGACACCACGGCACCTGTTGAAACCGTGCCCGAGGCAGTCGAGACGCCCGCTGACGAAACGGCTCCCGTCGCCGAGGAAACCGCTGCGACCGAAGTTGCGGCCGATGTACCTGAAGAACCCGTCGTGGTGAAAAAGCCCGAACTCGACGTCTCCATCCAGGCCAGTGTGCCGAAGATGGGACTCAAGGTGCGCGGCATGATCGACCTCAAGGCGCTCGCCGAAACCAAGGCGCGCGGCGAGAAGTCGAAGGACGCCGCCGGCAAGGAAGGCGACGACGACAAGCCGAAACACAAGAAGAAGCTCAAGAAAAAAATCGTCGCCGGCGCGCCCGCGCCCACCGAGGAGACCACCGACGCCGACAAGAAAAAGGTCGTTGCGAAGAAGGTCGTCGGTAAACGCGGCAAGGCGAAGGAAGTCGACGCCGAGGAAGTGGCCGGCGCCATCAAACGCACCATCGCCGCGATGGGCGATTACGGCGCCTCGTCGGCGCGCGCGTCGGTGCGCAAGAAAAAACGCGCACGCCGCGAGGAGAACGTGCGCCGCGAAGTGGAACGCGCGGAGACCGAAAACCGCGTGCTCAAGATCTACGAGTACGCGACGGTGAGCGAAATCGCCGGCCTCATGAACGTCAGTGTGCCCGAGATCATCTCGTCGCTGATCGGCCTCGGTGTCATGGCGTCGATCAACCAGCGCCTCGATCTCGACACCATCACACTCGTGTCGTCCGAATTCGGCTTCGAGGTGCAGACCGTCGAACTCACCGAAACGGATCTCACCGAGGATCTGGTGGACGAGGAGGAGACGCTCGTTACGCGTCCGCCCATCGTCACCATCATGGGTCACGTCGATCACGGCAAGACCTCGCTGCTCGATTACATCCGCAAGACCAACGTGGTGGCGGGCGAGAGCGGCGGTATCACGCAGCACATCGGCGCCTACACGGTGGAACTCGATTCGGGCCGCAGGATCACCTTCCTCGACACCCCGGGTCACGAGGCCTTCACCGCCATGCGCGCCCGCGGCGCCCAGGCCACCGACATCGTCGTGCTGGTGGTGGCGGCCGACGACAGCGTCATGCCGCAGACCCTCGAGGCAATCAGCCACGCGCTGGCCGCGAAGGTGCCCATCATCGTCGCCATCAACAAGATCGACAAACCGAACGCGAACATCGACCGCATCAAGCAGCAGCTCAGCGAGCGCAATGTGCTCATCGAGGAGTGGGGCGGCAAGTACGGCGCGATTCCGATATCGGCCAAACAGGGCACCAACATCGACATGCTGCTCGAGCGTATCACGCTCGAGGCCGACATCCTCGATCTCAAGGCGAATGAAGACCGTCTCGCCCGCGGTGTCGTCATCGAATCGAAACTCGACAAGAAGGGCATCGTGGCCACGGTGCTCGTGCAGAAGGGCACGCTGCGTGTCGGCGACGCCTTCGTCGCGGGCAATGAATACGGCCGCGTGCGCTCGCTCATGGACGAGCGCGACAAGAAGGTGCAGATTGCCACTCCGGCCACGCCTGTGCAGGTGCTCGGCTTCAACGGCATGCCGCAGGCGGGCGATCTTTTTGTGGCTGTCGAATCCGACCGCGAGGCGCGCCTCATCGCCAGCGAACGCCAGCAGATCAAGCGCGAATCCGAATTCCGCAGCCAGCGCCGTCAGACGCTCGACGACATCTCGGCCCAGATCAAACTCGGCGGCGTCGAGGAACTGTCGCTCGTCGTCAAGGGCGATGTGGACGGTTCGGTTGAAGCGCTCTCCGATTCGTTGCAGCGGCTGTCGACCGACGAGGTGCGCGTGCGCGTCATCCTCGCCAACGTCGGCGCCATCTCCGAATCCGACGTGCTGCTCGCGTCGGCCTCGAACGCGATCATCATCGGCTTCCACGTCCGTCCGAACCTCAACGCGCGCAAGCTCGCCGAGGCCGAGAACGTCGACATCCGCCTGTACGAGATCATCTACGACGCGATCGACGACGTGAAGAAGGCCCTCGAAGGCCTGCTCTCGCCCGAGGTCAGCGAGCGCATCCTCGCCACCGTGCTGGTGCGCGAAACGTTCAAGATCTCGCGCCTCGGCACCATCGCGGGATGTTACGTGCAGGACGGCAAGATCACGCGCAACAACCGCGTCCGCCTCGTGCGCGACGGCATGACGATGTTCAACGGCTCGATCAGCTCCCTGAAGCGATTCAAGGAAGATGTGCGCGAAGTGGACACAAACTTCGAGTGCGGCATCAGTCTCGACGGATTCAACGACATCAAAGTCGGCGACATCATCGAGGCCTACGAACGGGTCGAAACGAAGAGAACCCTGGCCTAA
- the rbfA gene encoding 30S ribosome-binding factor RbfA has product MSIRTERVAGLIREVIGGMLQRDIDTSGYGLLTVTDVIMAPDLKLAKIYISHYHSDKTNEQVLAFFEEHHKAIRMEIGRSVRLKFTPELRFYIDETLNRVERLEQLLGRIHEEEKNR; this is encoded by the coding sequence ATGTCTATCCGTACGGAACGAGTGGCGGGTCTGATCCGCGAGGTGATCGGCGGCATGCTGCAGCGCGATATCGATACGTCGGGCTACGGTCTGCTGACCGTCACCGACGTCATCATGGCGCCCGATCTGAAACTCGCGAAGATCTACATCAGCCACTACCATTCCGACAAGACGAACGAACAGGTGCTGGCCTTCTTCGAGGAGCATCACAAGGCCATTCGTATGGAAATCGGCCGCTCGGTGCGGCTCAAGTTCACGCCCGAACTGCGCTTCTACATCGACGAAACGCTGAACCGCGTCGAGCGCCTCGAACAGTTGCTCGGCCGCATCCACGAGGAAGAAAAGAACCGGTGA